Genomic DNA from Acidimicrobiales bacterium:
AGAGCGAGGCGCGAGGATCGGCGAACAACTGCTTGCACCAGACCCGCTCGTAGGTCCCGGTGATCCAGAACGATCCATCGTCGTGGAGGAACCACACCGGCACCGTGTAGGGCAGACCATTGGAGCGCAGCGTGGCGAGCACCCCCACATGCGGCTGATCGAGAAAGTCGATCATGTCATCGGGCTTCATACGGGGCACAGCGATCATTCTTTCTACAGGCGGTCCAAGACTGATCCGACAAAGATGACGTGGCTGCGGCAAACGAGCAAGACGAGAACAGGATCTTCGACGACGGCGCGAATCGCGGTGACGCAACCGACGTGCTCGACGCCGAGACGGTCGAGGGTTACGCCGAGTGGTTCAACCAGACGTTGGCCAACGTCGAGCTCGTGATCAAGGGCAAGCGCGATCAGGTGGCGATGGCGCTGATCTGCCTTCTCGCCGAGGGCCACCTTCTCCTGGAGGACGTTCCCGGCACCGGCAAGACGGTCCTGGCGAAGTCGATCGCCGCGTCGATCGGCGGGTCGATGAGCCGGATCCAGTTCACCCCGGATCTGCTGCCGTCGGACGTCACCGGCGGTCTGATCTATCGCCAGGACTCGGGCTTCGAACTCCACCGGGGGCCGGTCTTCGCCAACGTCGTCCTCGCCGATGAGATCAACCGAGCGTCACCGAAGACCCAGGCCGCGTTGCTCGAGGTCATGGAGGAGCGTCAGGTCACGATCGGCAACGAGAGCCACGCCGTGCCGCGGCCCTTCGTCGTGATCGCAACGCAGAATCCCGTCGAGCAGGCCGGGACCTACCGTCTGCCCGAGGCCCAGCTCGATCGATTCCTGATGCGGGCATCGCTCGGCTACCCCAGCGAGGATGCCGAGGTCGCCGTCTTGGCCTCGCAGCACCGTACGCCCGACGCCCTGGCGAGCGTGCTCGATACTGAGGGTGTCCGGCACATGATCGCGGTCGCTGGTCGAGTGCACGTCGACGAGACGCTACATCGCTACATCGTGCGCCTCGCCGCTGCTTCTCGACAGCGCAGCGAGCTCCGCCTCGGCATGTCGACTCGAGGGGCAATCGCCCTGGTGAAGGCCAGCCGAGGCCTCGCCGCATCACAGGGGCGTGAGTTCGTGAAGACCGACGACGTGAAGGCGGTCGCTCCCTTCGTCATGACCCACCGGCTCCTGCTCACGCCCGACGCCGAACTGAAGCGCGTCGATCCCGCCGCGCTGGTGCAGCAGATTCTCGAATCGGTCGACGCCCCGACCGCTGCTCGCGCTGGATAGACCGTGGCGCCTCTCACTCGATCCGGGTCGACGATCGGGTTTCTTGCCCTCGCCAGCTATCTGGCCGGGTGGCTGCTCGGATGGAACGAACTCATGGTCTGCGCCGCTGGCTGCGGGCTGGCGTTGTTGTTCGCCGTCGGCTTCGTCATTGGCCGTCATCGTGTCGAGGTGACGCGAGCGCTCTCCCATGATCGGGTGACCGTCGGCGAGGCGGCGACGTCGACGCTCACCATCACCAACCCCGGCCGCACGCCGGTCGGCCCGCGCCGGGTCGAGGAACGTAGCGGCGAGCGTTGGACGACCATCGACATCACCGGCCTCGGGCCGGGTGCCACGACAAGCGTCGATCATCTGCTCGACACTCGACGTCGAGGCATCGTCGACGTCGGTCCAGCGGTCATCGCCAAGGCCGATCCGCTCGGTCTCATGCGCCGAGAGGTCGAGCAGGCGGGGGTCGATCAGCTGTGGGTGCAGCCACGCGTCGTGTCGCTCCGACCGGTTCCGGTGGGGTTCGCGAAAGATCTCGAGGGACCGACGAGCGACACCTCGCCAGCGGGCGACGTGTCGTTTCACGCCATCCGTGAGTACTCGTTCGGCGACGATCACCGCCATGTCCATTGGATGTCGACCGCTCGGACCGGAACGCTCATGGTCCGCCACTACGTGGACAACCGACGGCCGCAGCTCACCGTCCTGCTCGACACCGACGACGTCTACGACCTGATGCCGACCGACGATCGCGAGGGGCGCAGCGAAACAACAGCGGACACCGTCGACGCTGCAGTTGAGGGCGATGGGTTCGAGCTCGCGGTCGAGGTGGCGGCGTCACTCGTCGTCAACACCCAGCTGGCGCAGCAGCCCGTCAGTCTGGTGTGCAGTGCCGATGATCGGACATCCGAACCTCCGCTCGACGTGCTCACCACCGTGGCGATCGACCACGCCCCACTCGAGCGACGACTTCGGCACACGCTCGCTCACGCGCCGGCAACCTCGGTGTTGGTCATCGTCACCGGGGCTCGCCCACCGGCGTCGCTACTGACCATCGTCGAAGAGGCGAAGCGGTCAGCACACGTGATCGTCGTTCGGTGTTGTGCCGACGCCGATGGGTTGCGGCTCCCCGGGACGACGACGTTCAGCGTCGACCGACTCGAGTCCTTCCAGGCCGCCTGGAACGCGAGTCTCTGATGCGACGAGTTCCCCAGCTC
This window encodes:
- a CDS encoding MoxR family ATPase, translating into MAAANEQDENRIFDDGANRGDATDVLDAETVEGYAEWFNQTLANVELVIKGKRDQVAMALICLLAEGHLLLEDVPGTGKTVLAKSIAASIGGSMSRIQFTPDLLPSDVTGGLIYRQDSGFELHRGPVFANVVLADEINRASPKTQAALLEVMEERQVTIGNESHAVPRPFVVIATQNPVEQAGTYRLPEAQLDRFLMRASLGYPSEDAEVAVLASQHRTPDALASVLDTEGVRHMIAVAGRVHVDETLHRYIVRLAAASRQRSELRLGMSTRGAIALVKASRGLAASQGREFVKTDDVKAVAPFVMTHRLLLTPDAELKRVDPAALVQQILESVDAPTAARAG
- a CDS encoding DUF58 domain-containing protein; its protein translation is MAPLTRSGSTIGFLALASYLAGWLLGWNELMVCAAGCGLALLFAVGFVIGRHRVEVTRALSHDRVTVGEAATSTLTITNPGRTPVGPRRVEERSGERWTTIDITGLGPGATTSVDHLLDTRRRGIVDVGPAVIAKADPLGLMRREVEQAGVDQLWVQPRVVSLRPVPVGFAKDLEGPTSDTSPAGDVSFHAIREYSFGDDHRHVHWMSTARTGTLMVRHYVDNRRPQLTVLLDTDDVYDLMPTDDREGRSETTADTVDAAVEGDGFELAVEVAASLVVNTQLAQQPVSLVCSADDRTSEPPLDVLTTVAIDHAPLERRLRHTLAHAPATSVLVIVTGARPPASLLTIVEEAKRSAHVIVVRCCADADGLRLPGTTTFSVDRLESFQAAWNASL